In Sphingomonas sp. Leaf357, a single genomic region encodes these proteins:
- a CDS encoding VOC family protein produces MPVLGIGGLFFRAKDPDALSAWYREHLGVGAGCVSAEGGTPDEWSWAAEGGPVVFAPFKADTDYFPADKQFMLNLRVRDLDSLLEQLNAAGIEVITKPEWNDPQTGQFARIHDPEGHAIELWEPPVG; encoded by the coding sequence ATGCCGGTACTCGGAATTGGTGGCCTGTTCTTTCGCGCAAAGGATCCGGACGCGCTCTCGGCCTGGTATCGCGAGCATCTCGGCGTCGGCGCCGGCTGCGTCTCGGCCGAGGGTGGCACGCCGGACGAATGGTCCTGGGCGGCGGAAGGCGGGCCGGTGGTGTTCGCGCCGTTCAAGGCGGACACGGATTATTTTCCGGCCGACAAGCAGTTCATGCTCAACCTGCGCGTCCGCGATCTCGATTCGCTGCTCGAACAGCTGAATGCGGCGGGGATCGAGGTCATCACCAAGCCGGAATGGAACGACCCGCAGACCGGGCAATTCGCGCGCATCCACGATCCGGAGGGCCATGCGATCGAATTGTGGGAGCCGCCGGTCGGTTGA
- a CDS encoding TonB-dependent receptor has product MRKTALLLSAATMAIAAPAFAQDAAPATAAQTAPETAAPVAEAAPETNEAGEIIVTATRRSERLSNVPIAVSAVSQAALQNSGATDIRQLAQLAPSLQVSSTGSEANASARIRGIGTVGDNPGLESSVATFIDGVYRSRTGAGLNDLGEVDRIEVLRGPQGTLSGRNASAGTISVITKQPEFEFGGYGEATYGNYNNIRVAGALTGPIIADKLAFRIDGVFGKRDGFYYDTVNNTDYNDRKRYFVRGQLLFEPSSDIKVRLIGDYTYRDEKCCGAVYIDTREKTAAAGGGYTIANSNRIVDVMTSLGAVFPSAGDPYNRRIANTRGQAYGNVTKDYGGSAQIDWNLGGAALTSITAYREYKSAGASDIDYGSLDIGSRPADGNNYRQFHTFSQEVRLNGEAFGGKLDWLIGGYYSREDLVVVDNLKFGSQYGAFAACRVVATINPTAALRNPAAAGCLSAGGRATLAGLLPGTTPAFGTATNTILAGLDRLSTLNNLGDTRSAYYQNSRNFAFFTHNIFKLTDRLSLTGGLRYTRETKDFHADIANNNTICPAQQAALGSLLASPSATLQQVAGSLITLTCTGNSTSLLSGVPLRDKLKEGQFTGTAVLSWKPIDDLLTYASYSRGYKAGGYNLDRSDLSANVFTTPTAASASRLRFDPETVNAYEIGFKYKTRAFSLNVAGFRQEFSNFQLNTFNGTNYVVQNIGSCADSLNGADRDASSTTGACTGKVKYGVLSQGVEIEAGIYPARNFSVNMGYTLADTHYKNNLVGSQSGEALDSALFLLPGQQLSNAPRNVVTMSTSWTPSIGSSGLSALFYVDGRMTSDYNTGSDLYVEKAQDGFFLMNARVGLHKDNQAWSIELWSQNLLNTKYEQVAFNAPFQGSGSIDTVRAFGGTGNQLFMAFLGEPRTYGITLRSRF; this is encoded by the coding sequence ATGCGTAAGACCGCGTTGCTTTTGTCCGCCGCCACGATGGCGATCGCCGCCCCCGCCTTCGCGCAGGACGCCGCCCCGGCCACCGCAGCCCAGACCGCTCCGGAAACGGCCGCGCCCGTCGCCGAGGCGGCACCCGAAACCAACGAAGCCGGCGAGATCATCGTGACCGCCACGCGCCGCAGCGAGCGCCTGTCGAACGTGCCGATCGCCGTGTCCGCCGTGTCGCAGGCCGCGCTGCAGAATTCCGGCGCCACCGACATCCGCCAGCTGGCGCAGCTCGCCCCGTCGCTGCAGGTCTCCTCGACCGGCAGCGAAGCCAACGCCTCGGCCCGTATCCGCGGCATCGGCACGGTCGGCGACAATCCCGGCCTCGAAAGTTCGGTCGCGACCTTCATCGACGGCGTCTATCGCAGCCGCACCGGCGCCGGCCTCAACGATCTCGGCGAAGTCGATCGGATCGAAGTGCTGCGCGGGCCGCAGGGCACGCTGTCGGGCCGCAACGCCTCGGCCGGCACGATCAGCGTCATCACCAAGCAGCCGGAATTCGAATTCGGCGGCTATGGCGAGGCGACCTACGGCAATTACAACAATATCCGCGTCGCCGGGGCGCTGACCGGCCCGATCATCGCCGACAAGCTCGCCTTCCGTATCGACGGCGTGTTCGGCAAGCGGGACGGCTTCTATTACGACACGGTCAACAACACCGATTACAACGACCGCAAGCGCTATTTCGTGCGCGGCCAATTGCTGTTCGAGCCTTCGTCGGACATCAAGGTCCGACTGATCGGCGATTACACCTATCGCGACGAGAAGTGCTGCGGCGCGGTGTATATCGATACGCGCGAGAAGACCGCCGCGGCCGGCGGCGGCTACACGATCGCCAACAGCAACCGTATCGTCGACGTGATGACCAGCCTGGGCGCGGTGTTCCCGAGCGCGGGCGATCCGTACAACCGCCGCATCGCCAACACGCGCGGCCAGGCGTATGGCAACGTCACGAAGGATTATGGCGGGTCGGCGCAGATCGACTGGAACCTGGGCGGCGCCGCGCTCACCTCGATCACCGCCTACCGCGAATACAAGTCCGCCGGCGCGTCGGACATCGATTATGGCAGCCTCGACATCGGTTCGCGCCCGGCGGACGGCAACAATTACCGACAGTTCCACACGTTCAGCCAGGAAGTGCGCCTGAACGGCGAGGCGTTCGGCGGAAAGCTCGACTGGCTGATCGGCGGCTATTACTCGCGTGAGGACCTGGTCGTCGTCGACAACCTCAAGTTCGGCAGCCAGTATGGCGCGTTCGCCGCCTGCCGCGTGGTCGCGACGATCAACCCGACGGCAGCGTTGCGCAACCCGGCGGCGGCAGGCTGCCTCAGTGCCGGCGGACGCGCCACGTTGGCCGGCCTGCTCCCGGGCACGACGCCTGCTTTCGGCACTGCGACGAACACGATCCTGGCCGGGCTCGATCGCCTGTCCACGCTCAACAATCTCGGCGACACACGCTCGGCTTATTATCAGAACAGCCGGAACTTCGCGTTCTTCACGCACAATATCTTCAAGCTGACCGACCGGCTGAGCCTGACCGGTGGCTTGCGCTACACGCGGGAAACGAAGGACTTCCACGCCGACATCGCCAACAACAACACGATCTGCCCGGCGCAGCAGGCCGCGCTCGGCTCGCTGCTCGCGAGCCCCTCGGCCACGCTGCAACAGGTCGCCGGTTCGCTCATCACGCTGACCTGCACCGGCAACTCGACATCGTTGCTGAGCGGCGTGCCGTTGCGCGACAAGCTGAAGGAAGGCCAGTTCACCGGTACGGCGGTACTGTCGTGGAAGCCGATCGACGACCTGCTGACCTATGCGAGCTATTCGCGCGGCTACAAGGCCGGCGGCTACAATCTCGATCGTTCGGATCTGAGCGCCAACGTGTTCACGACGCCGACCGCGGCGAGCGCATCGCGGCTGCGCTTCGACCCCGAAACGGTCAACGCCTATGAAATCGGCTTCAAGTACAAGACGCGGGCCTTCTCGCTGAACGTCGCCGGGTTCCGCCAGGAATTCAGCAACTTCCAGCTGAACACGTTCAACGGCACCAACTATGTCGTGCAGAATATCGGATCGTGCGCGGACAGCCTGAACGGTGCGGATCGCGACGCCAGCTCGACCACCGGCGCATGCACCGGCAAGGTCAAGTACGGCGTGCTGTCGCAGGGCGTCGAGATCGAGGCGGGCATCTATCCGGCGCGCAACTTCTCGGTGAACATGGGCTACACGCTGGCCGACACGCACTACAAGAACAACCTGGTCGGCAGCCAGTCCGGCGAGGCGCTCGACTCCGCTTTGTTCCTGTTGCCCGGCCAGCAGCTGTCGAACGCACCGCGCAACGTGGTGACGATGTCGACCAGCTGGACGCCGTCGATCGGATCGTCGGGCCTGTCCGCTCTGTTCTATGTCGATGGCCGCATGACCAGCGACTACAATACCGGCTCCGACCTGTACGTCGAGAAGGCGCAGGACGGCTTCTTCCTGATGAACGCACGCGTCGGCCTGCATAAGGACAACCAGGCCTGGAGCATCGAGCTTTGGTCGCAGAACCTGCTCAACACGAAGTACGAGCAGGTCGCGTTCAACGCGCCGTTCCAGGGGTCGGGCTCGATCGACACCGTCCGCGCGTTCGGCGGCACCGGCAACCAGCTGTTCATGGCGTTCCTGGGCGAACCGCGCACCTACGGCATCACGCTGCGCTCGCGCTTCTGA